A DNA window from Halorubrum sp. DM2 contains the following coding sequences:
- a CDS encoding J domain-containing protein, which yields MSRLDWPAGFKRTPESERERNRSFEATLGATTKELATEMGRMNADEWRGEISNAHTKSNGLPLHNANPDDPGFVLRWTADSEQFAVACDASPRLRDNVRYVLKWVHETRMRSQRPVQTGDSEFAAARLPPGDDGDVVAGTATSQPAHEVLGVAPDAPETVVESAARARKAETHPDNGGDREEFQRVVEAEEVMLDD from the coding sequence GTGAGCCGTCTCGACTGGCCCGCGGGATTCAAGCGGACGCCGGAGTCAGAGCGCGAGCGGAACCGGAGCTTCGAGGCGACGCTCGGCGCGACGACGAAGGAGCTCGCGACGGAGATGGGCCGGATGAACGCCGACGAGTGGCGCGGCGAGATCTCGAACGCTCACACGAAGTCGAACGGGCTCCCGCTCCACAATGCCAACCCGGACGATCCCGGGTTCGTCCTTCGGTGGACTGCCGATAGCGAGCAGTTCGCCGTGGCGTGCGACGCGTCGCCGCGGCTCCGTGATAACGTCCGGTACGTCCTGAAGTGGGTCCACGAAACGCGGATGCGGAGCCAGCGCCCGGTACAGACGGGTGACTCGGAGTTCGCCGCGGCCCGGCTGCCGCCGGGAGACGACGGCGACGTAGTCGCGGGAACTGCCACGAGCCAACCGGCGCACGAGGTTCTCGGCGTCGCGCCGGACGCGCCGGAGACCGTCGTCGAGTCGGCCGCACGGGCGCGGAAGGCGGAGACGCACCCGGACAACGGTGGCGACCGCGAGGAGTTCCAGCGCGTCGTTGAGGCTGAGGAGGTGATGCTCGATGACTGA